A portion of the Cryptomeria japonica chromosome 5, Sugi_1.0, whole genome shotgun sequence genome contains these proteins:
- the LOC131033586 gene encoding uncharacterized protein LOC131033586, whose protein sequence is MDFDEYDYLEKTVENPEGIKDDDNNGRVRGEDDDGKERGKSSSKHRRSDEDGHGADHHRSKRARSEDEMRERVRGSDRERERSIRGSSHRRSPPSEQGRSRDLERVEKDGRYRSSRERERPDRNGRDKDRERERDKIREIEKERDRSRRSRSRSERHRSSSERRRSERERERGISRERELKERERERELREKDSRRFKERKEEAPEPEADPERDQRTVFAYQICLKADERDVYEFFSRAGKVRDVRLIMDRNSRRSKGVGYIEFYDAMSVPMAIALSGQLLLGQPVMVKPSEAEKNLVQSNAAVAGAGGMIGPYSGGARRLYVGNLHFNITEDQLRQVFEPFGSVELVQLPTDPETGQCKGFGFVQFARLEDARAAQSLNGQLEIAGRIIKVSAVSDQMGMQDLGANAGDFDDDDGGGISLNARSRAILMQKLDRSGTATGVAGSVATTPLANPALNIPGSAVPGISTLVPPPVPTLGTTPIPGYTGLPGSAMMTSAAAAPAVDPIGVPSDCLLLKNMFDPKIETEPDFDVDIKEDVQDECSKFGAVKHIFVDKYSAGHVYLRFDSATSAVGAQRALHGRWFAGKMITATFMPSYTYEAKFPDSK, encoded by the exons ATGGATTTTGACGAGTACGATTATTTAGAGAAGACGGTTGAAAATCCCGAAGGAATTAAGGATGATGATAATAATGGTCGGGTGCGAGGAGAAGACGATGATGGCAAGGAGCGAGGTAAAAGTAGCTCTAAGCACAGGAGAAGTGACGAAGACGGACATGGTGCTGATCATCATCGTTCGAAGAGGGCTAGGTCTGAGGATGAGATGAGGGAAAGAGTTAGGGGTTCTGATCGAGAGCGTGAGAGGTCGATAAGAGGTTCCTCTCATCGCAGGTCACCCCCCTCTGAGCAAGGGCGATCCAGGGATTTGGAGAGGGTTGAAAAAGATGGCAGATACAGAAGCAGTAGAGAAAGGGAACGCCCGGACAGAAATGGAAGGGATAAagacagagagagggagagagacaagaTTAGGGAAATTGAGAAGGAGAGGGACCGGTCACGTCGAAGCCGGAGCCGATCTGAACGGCACCGTAGCAGCTCTGAACGGCGCCGTAGTGAGCGAGAACGGGAGCGGGGGATAAGTAGGGAAAGAGAATTGAAagaaagagagagggaaagggaGCTCAGGGAGAAAGACAGCAG GCGTTTCAAGGAAAGGAAGGAAGAAGCTCCAGAGCCAGAAGCTGATCCAGAGAGGGATCAGAGGACTGTTTTTGCTTACCAG ATATGCTTGAAGGCAGATGAAAGAGATGTATATGAGTTCTTTTCAAGAGCTGGGAAG GTTCGTGATGTGAGGCTTATAATGGACCGCAATTCAAGGCGGTCAAAAGGTGTTGG GTACATTGAGTTTTATGATGCTATGTCAGTTCCAATGGCAATAGCACTATCTGGTCAGCTGCTCCTTGGTCAGCCTGTAATGGTTAAACCATCAGAGGCTGAAAAGAATCTAGTTCAATCAAATGCTGCCGTTGCTGGTGCTGGTGGTATGATTGGGCCCTATTCTGGTGGAGCTAGAAGGTTATATGTTGGAAATCTACATTTCAACATAACAGAAGACCAGCTTCGACAG GTCTTTGAACCATTTGGTTCTGTCGAGCTTGTACAATTACCTACAGATCCAGAGACTGGCCAGTGCAAGGGTTTTGGATTTGTTCAA TTTGCACGACTTGAGGATGCGCGAGCTGCACAGAGCCTTAATGGTCAGCTAGAGATTGCTGGTCGAATCATCAAG GTATCAGCAGTGTCTGACCAAATGGGAATGCAAGATCTTGGTGCAAATGCTGGTGACTTCGATGACGATGATGGGGGTGGCATA TCTCTCAATGCTCGCTCCAGAGCTATTTTGATGCAAAAATTGGATAGGAGTGGTACAGCTACAGG TGTTGCTGGATCGGTTGCAACCACACCTCTTGCTAATCCAGCTCTGAACATCCCAGGGTCAGCTGTTCCTGGTATTTCTACTTTAGTGCCACCTCCTGTTCCAACACTTGGAACGACTCCAATTCCTGGTTATACAGGGCTACCAGGCTCTGCAATGATGACCTCAGCTGCTGCTGCCCCAGCTGTGGATCCTATTGGAGTTCCTAGTGACTGTTTGTTGCTTAAAAATATGTTTGATCCAAAGATTGAG ACTGAACCTGATTTTGACGTGGATATTAAAGAGGATGTGCAAGATGAGTGCTCAAAATTTGGTGCAGTGAAGCATATTTTTGTAGACAA GTATAGTGCTGGTCATGTATACTTGCGTTTTGACAGTGCAACATCTGCAGTTGGTGCACAGCGTGCTCTCCATGGTAGATGGTTTGCTGGCAAGATGATTACAGCAACATTCATG CCTTCCTATACCTATGAGGCAAAATTTCCTGATAGCAAATAA